A window of Drosophila sulfurigaster albostrigata strain 15112-1811.04 chromosome X, ASM2355843v2, whole genome shotgun sequence genomic DNA:
tagtatgtcaatataccaaatatagccttcggtatattaaatggtatattttgaataaaacagtatatcaatatacccaATATAGTATTCCGcattaaatgatattttatttttaatggtagtatattaatataccaaatatattattaaatagtattttattttaatggttgtatatcaatataccaaatatagccttctgtttttttatataaatttttgcggtatattaaacgacatattttgaatacagtatattaatataccaagtacGGCATTccgtatatttttagtaattttcaGCGAAtaattatggtatattttaaaaataataccttAATGCGTTGCTTcattatttgttgaaaatcgtataatataattttctatttagtGAAACTCTTTCGTCATTAATTGATGAGAAATCTATGAATATAATTCAGAGCATTCTttctttataatataattaaagtcAGAGCTTTAgtttattaagtatacgcaacgtaAGAGAAGCGAAAGTTAGTTAAGCAACTATTTTCACCGTTTTTGATAGAAATatacgaaattgaaattactttATCCACTAACTAAATGTGCTGCAATCGTAGTGAGTGCTGagaaaaagttaattaaaaattgcagcGCGACTatcaaagcaaaagttttgtgtaTGGCAAATTGATCAATGGCGGCCACTTGGCAGTCAATCAGgagtcagtcaatcaatcagacagacagacagacagacagacagccacTGACTTTGACCGCCTTTAAGCCTTTTGAGGTTATGTTTCACGCGTTTTGAATCGCGAGTTGCGTTAATTACAAAGCTGAAAgcttaatgcaattaataactcattaaataaatacaaatcaaaGTGGACCGAGCGTGCACAaagcgaaacaacaaaaacgaacaaGTTTTGTAGCCTCAAAAGAActgagagaaagaaagagagagagagggaaagagagagggagagagagtgaatCCTTTTTGGGCAAGCTCTCAAAAGGATGGCAGACGTAAAATGtaccaattaaaaatgcaattgactTTTCAATAGATGCGCAAATGAAGCGCAATCAAATAAATCTATCCACAGCGGTAAAGGGGCGTGGAGGGGGGCAGAGAGGGGCGTGACGCTTCAAGTTGCGTCTATGCTgcattttattcattaaattacattCACATTTCATAGACAATTTCATGGATAACTACtgtactatttttatttgccaagcATTTCGTCCCTTTTCCTCTTCTgcttctccttttttttttcaagtgtCTTTTTAATTAGCGTTCTGTGCTGCTTCCGTTTGGCGTCCACTCGAACTACGTCTGCTTCCCCCCCGCGCCCTCCCCTCCCCACCACAACCTACGCTCTCTTCCCACCCCCAAACAGCACTCACTCACCTATCACACAGCCATGCActcgctatctctctctgtcgctcgcTCTCACTAGCAATTGCTCGCTCTCACTAGCTGACTGCTATGAAAGCtttggctgctttggctgctcgTTAAACGCGCAGATTCAATTTGTGGCTAAACATTTTTCTCTTCCTTTTTGTGCCTTGGCTTCCATCGTCGCGAGCTAAATGTGCATGAAAAATCAAACCGCAgtcgactgcgacggcgactgcggcgtcgacgtcgctgcttttcgttactgttgctgtctcGCTTGCGCACACACGCTGCCCATAAGCGAGAAACGCTTCTTGCAATAATTGCGTGCACagagtttgtttttgcttgttttccGGTTGGCTGACACAGCACACTATGGTCCAGCCGACCACTTTTCTTGATGGAAAACCAATTTTTGAAAGTTAACATAAGTCCGCGATTTTGGCGTCGTTGGatcaaaaaaagaatagaCTTTAATGTTGCGTACCAAGAATTTCAATAGAGGGCGCCACTTTCGCAAAATCAGCTTTTAAACACAGCTGATGTGATGCAATAGCACGTGTTGTGGAAAAGTGCAGAATTTtagcaatttataatttagtataaaactaaataaaatgataatttgtttcaatttttgcgATGAATTATAAAGATTGTGGTTTGTTCTACGTGTTTTGTTATGTGTGGCGAATAAAACAGTTGTAAAGTGTTCgtaattttatgttaaaatggGCCGTGTAACATGGgccaatttgaaaataaatctcATTTTCAAATAGACTTATGAAGTTGTATTCAAGGTTGTTCAGGCAAGAGACCAATTGTGTGTCGTAGAGAAATTAATTCCTGTTCGATTGTATATAGTTTAAAAGGCCATAAGTGCCGTTCTTctttgaattttgcatttttatatcataacctcaattgcaaaaatgcaCTATTTTAGGTTATATGAAAATCAAtgtcgagaaaaaaaaagcaaagcttatattttttgttaacttttaTGGAATATCTATAAATAGTAATTGATATGAGTAACTTAAGAGCAATTTTACCTAAACAAGAGTCAAAAATATTGGTAAAATCGGacaataaattgcaacaaaagaGAGATATTTTGAGTCCGTTTCAATAAGCAATTTATGGCTCTACTGATATTACAGATCTTAAATGAGAACACTATATACTAAAACCAATGTTATTACATATGAcaagtgaaatttaaaagttaataagAAGATTTTAGACGATTTTAGGTGACCGCTGAGAACATGTTTAGTTTTGTTGAGCATGATGATGCAgaaaactataatattttttattttacagatATGTATAGTCTTAATATTGATGAATATGCTTTAATTATACGTAAGCGTATAGCAAAAAATGATTTTCCATTGAGTCTTAATCCTTTAATATTACAAAGCCGACTTGAAGAAACAGCTTCGTTGAGCTTGCAAAAAACTCAATTTCTTATGATCAGaagtgaaattaatgaaaatttaatgatataataatCCAAATTAAggtcaaaatttataaaattgttaattttaaaatcatccacatataaaaaaatttattaaaaaaaaatatttccagTAGGAGtagacacgcccacttttcaCAAAATATTCTAGGAACCTTCCTTAGTTTAACTAAAAAAACCGCATCAAAAAATCTCATGTAGTTTAGGAGTTATTAATTTCCATCAAGAAAAGTGGTCTCCTGGACCATAGTGCAGCATGTCAGACACACTAAtacttccacacacacacacacacacacatacacacacatgcatgcatgtatatatatgtagatagatGCCATTTACTACTATATAGCGACAAATTGATATCGTTTTGTGTGATTCGCTCAAGTTGATTTTTAAGCATGACTCAATGAATGTGGAATCCGCTTCGTTGGCAATCGCAGTAGTAAAAACATATCAGAATTGCAGCCGCAATCGGAGCGTAAGCTTTTGTGCCAGCTGTAAACAACATGTCGCAACATGTGCGTGTATGTCACAACTTGTAGCTCAACAAATGTTCCACAAATCTCTCTGAACTGTGAACTGTGAGCTACAAATTAAGCTTGTGCTTTCCTTTAACCTACAAAATTGTCTCCTTTGATTGTGTAATATGCTAGATCCTGTgagtttaaaaaaaagagatctTTGAGATGTGACATATAagaaaatttaactaaaacCAATCCTTTCTAGTTTTGTGCACTTTAAGAACAAACTCTTTTTCTATcttaacttttcttttacatttatcgataatctgatttttaaaaatttgaatgttttattatgttcaaaataaataactgcTTTGTTGCTTTAATTCCCCAATTAAcatatgttaaataataaatactgtttcctgttaaatttaatcatattgtCTATTagagcattaaatattttcctgCTTATCATAATTTACTTGTgtttttaaatgatatttaaaataaataaaacgttttttttttttgaatttgcttatcaagtaaatataaataatataggaacattttaataatttgtattttaattttataattttgtttacctTATTTCAGGTAagataaaaatttgaaatattctaCCAGGAGACCAGGAATGGGAAGAAAGTTACTTAAAAGCTCAGCAGTAAaccgaaagagagagatagagagagagagcgaaagagaccGCAGAGCGCTCTCAGCTGCTTCGCTTCTGTGATCATCCTGCTACTTTATTATGAGCGCCTGGTATTTCGCCTGCATTAAGTCACAGTTTTTAGTGGATAGCGTCGAGATGACtgtcaacaaaataaactgtGCGTTTCATAAAGGAATAAGGATTTgctaagtaaataaaatgtttcttttttacatctactaaaacaaactttaataatttgattttaatttttgaattcattttaatcTATTTCAGATGAgatgaaaatttgaaatattctatCAGGACATCAGAAAAGGAAAGAAAGCTACGTGGACAACAAGCTGGCAGCAGgaaagagagcgggagagggagagagagatagaacgTTCTCAGATGCTTTGTTCCTGTGATCATCTTTCTGTTATATGTATTATGTGCACCTGGTATTTCATTAGCTTCAAGGCACACTTTCCAAGGAATCTCATTAAGACGACGACCATCAAAATAAACCGTGCGTTTCATAAAGGAACAATGATAAATTTATTACGAATTATTAGAtacaacttttgttttggaTTTCTTTATCTATcaagtataaataatatttaattttttgaattgtagtatttgaaatttatactttatttattttaggtAAGAtgaaaatttggaatattCTATCAGGACATCAGAAAAAGGAAGAAAGTTACCTGGCCTACATGCTGGCAGcaggaaagagagagagagagcaggaagaagagagagagaaatactTAATGAGAGCCTGCGATACTGAGTGAATCAGATTGTTCTCAGCTGCTTCGTTCCTGTGATCATCTTTCTGCTTTATTTCATCCGCTTCAAGTCACAGTTTCCAAAGGATTTCGCCAAGATGACTgccaacaaaataattcaTGCGTTTCATAAAAGAACAAggattacatttatttaaaaacaatttcagttttttagATTTTCGGTTTATTAAGTAGTTAAATCTGTCAAGCAATAAAATAccataacaacaattttcagGGAAAACTCAAAATTATAccataagtatttatttatgatagattttaaaacaatactttattaGACTAACTTTAAATTTACACTGTGGCAACTAAATCTAACTTCTCActtaagcaaaaaaacaaaatgtactataaaaatgtataaataaaaataaataaacgaaagTAAAAGACTGTATAAATTGAAAGAGCTTTTCAAAAGCTGTTTTCCCAATGTAACTTGATGAAGTTGCCTTGGAGTAACACAAAATGAGTTACAAgaaacattataaaaataaggTAAGTATCTAAAAGAATGCcttaatactttaaaatatcaaGGCAAGCTacgcaaattaaatgaaattacaattCGATTGAATTTCTGCCAATTAAAAAGCGAAcccctaaaagtaggcaacattttttgtcttttgtgcTGGGCTAGAAATCGCTAGAAAGTTGGAAAATCCCGGATAACTTGAGAACCGTAAGGACGATCCGCATGTCCTTTGGCCAGCTGGTAGTCCTTGTCAATAGAAGTTGATTGACACAGGACCGGTCAGGATCGAAAAGGATATGGCGGAGTTATAGCGTACtttctttaaacaaaaaagtccttCTAACTTTGTTGCCGAAAGGATATTCGTCCTTTTGAAAGTGTATTCATGAGTTATGCTACAAAAGCTAACTgcatgccaaaggacattGCGATAATCCTTTAAATGGCCAAGTTACGCAgcattttcgaatttttggccaatttttcaTGCATCCCCCTTGACAAATTTTTTGCATGAATTCTCCATAGAaagcgctgaaaagtatgctacgatttttgcaaaaaaaacacttgtaaattttttattgcagaCGAGCAAAAATTTGTGAGAAAACGCTATAAAATTGGTAAATCCTGGTTAACTCGGAAACTACAAGGACGATTCggatgtcctttggccagTTTGTAGTCCTTGTAAATAGTAGTTGACACAGGACCGGTCAAGATCGGCAAGGATATAGCCGAGTTATAGCCTATTTTCTTTAAACAGAAATGTCCTTCTAACTTTGTTGCTAAAAGGATATTCGTCCTTCTGAAATCATGTTCGTAGTTTATATAACAAGCGCTAACTgcatgccaaaggacattGCGATAGTCCTTCAAATGACCGAGTTACAAGGaccttttcaatttttggcTAATTTTTCATGCTTCCCCCTTGACAAAAATTttggtaaaataaaaaaattattaaatcaattttttgaatgccaatcgaagTAGCTTCTTCAGCTGATTATAATGAAGCGTGTCCTTGAAGAGtttgcaagtattttgtagaagaaaataaatattccctTTAAAATTGCCCAATAATTTTCACTCGTCTTCATTTTCATAACGAACTTTATCAAATATGCAatccaatttttatttttcaccaaaaaaaaaaaaccttttacATAGTGCGTGGTGTTTACAATtctcattgtgtgtgtgtgtgtgtgtgtatattacAGTTAATTTGACTAAACCTAAGTTCGCTGTTAATGGGAAAGaggggggagggagggagagagagagggaagattCGCTTTGATTGCACGATgaaagtccaaaaaaaaaaaaagaagaagaacaattAAATCGATTATTTACATAGGCAAGCGTTTGTGGAGAGGCGTCGACTCaatgtggcatgcagcatgtggcatgtggcaagcattGGCCAGGTGAGAGGTGGAGAGGGAGGTGGAGGGGCAGGGGGAGGGATGCGGCTGTCTACATGGGACAGCCGTGAACGTAGCCAACGTTGCGGAATATtgccgccgcagcagccgAGGTCAAGAAGTTGCACGGATTGCTTGCcgcagctgccgccgctgcagcGGCGCTGAACGAACTGGACAAGCCGCTGGGGCAGCAGCCGAGCCCCCCGCCTCCGCCCCCGCCATTCTCCTGCACCACAAAGTCCTTCTCAAGCGTGGCCTGATGACGCAGCTGCTCCAAACGCAGTTGATTCTGTCGCTTCCATTTGGTGCTGCatcgagagagaaagaaagaaagataaATGTGAAGTTTAAGTATGGAAAATGCTATCGAAAATTTCACTACAAATTCAGAAAAAcgtgaaaaatgtttgcataataaataaaagttaataaataatagtaatatataaaagacGCAAAAAGTTGTAGTATGGAAAACgttaaagaaaattaagttACCAATTTAGCTAAGAGAATAGGTTAGAGAAATTTCAATAGGAATTAATACATTAACACATCAtttgataaataataacaataaatatgaGATAGAGAAGAAGTGTTGTAATAAGGAAAACGTTAATGAAAAATCCGCCACAAATTCAGCTAAGAAAAGTTTAAGGAAATTATAAGAATAGTAATATATAGGAAATAAAGAAAAGCGAAGTTTTAGTAAGGAAAACGTTAACGAAAATTCCATTACAAATTCAGCTACGTTAATACATTattcgataataataataagtgaGACAGAAGCAAAGGAAAACGTTAAAGAAGTTTGCATAGCAAActgatattttaaaattagactaaatacattattaaataactcgatgaaaaataataaataaaagagagaAGTTTTAGTAAGGAAAACGTATTAATAATAGTTATAAATgagaggtagagagagagagagagtgagagagaagtgaagtgaagagtTGTACTAAGGAAAACGCTAACGAAAATTCTACTACAAATTCAGTTAAGGATAACGTAactaaattaaacttaaactaTTCAAACatcattcaaaaaaataataataataaataagagaaagagagagaagcgaaGTTTTAGTAAGGAAAACGCTAACAAAAATTCCACCAGAGAACAAATTGAAGTCGATAAacaatagtaataaataaaagacgCGAAGAGTTGTAATATGGAAAACTTTAAcgaaaattccattaaaacttcagtaaataataataataaataagatagagagagaatcAAAGAATTTTAGCAAGGAAAACATAATCGAAAATTCCGCTTAAAATTAAGGTAATAAAAACGTCACAAAGAAGTTTGCAtaacaaaatttaagttttaaagtTAAACTTTATACATTACTTCATCATTCGacaaagaataataaataaaaaagggaATCGAAGTTTTAGTGAGGAAAgcgtaataataatagctataaatgagagaaagagagagagagagagagagagagagagagagagagagagagagagagagaacgaagTGCTGTACTAAGGACTTTAACGAAAATGTTGGTAAAAGTTTCCTTTAGGAAAACGTTTACTCACTcgttaaataataataatgataaattcaacaataaatgtaaatcttgaattgaattgaataattaggataatattaaatttaagaaagcggttttttattaaattttaaatacacatttcgcaagaaaataatcataaatgaagcttgtaaataaatattgaataaaggAAAACGTTTTCTAAAATTCTGCTACAAATTCAGGCAAGGtgaaatgtgtatttaatattattatctttcaaatgttttattaatgtATCAAGCTTAacttttttggtgtttttatATTGGAATTTTCGTAAGCTTTTTCCTTACTACAACTATAAATCTTCGCAAACTCTCTCATTCTCCTATTTATTACTACTTTTTCTCGAATGATGTATTTAAGTTATTCAAATATTGACTAAAGATAAACcaataaaagtaaagctaACTAAATTGAGAAagttataaatgaaatagaaCAATCGTTGAGGAAgcaactaaattaataaaatgtgaaatgtacATACtcgtaataataaaaaaattataggtaaataaaaaaataagtgaaatgaatgatattttaaaaaccaaaattttaaattgctttaagCTCTTCCTTAATTCAATGAAtgatacaaaataaatacacatatataactaatttttcaaaaatataaataaaatagaataatcaTAGAATAAGCAACTACATAAAAAGTTAGAAAATAATGtagtaaatcaataaatagtGAGAGTCTTGAGCTCACCAACGAATcgatgaataataaataaaagaaatgaagattagcataaatattaataaatacataaaagtaaatatgccTTGAGCTCACCGTCGATTCTGGTACCAGGTCTTGACCTGTGTCTCCGATAGATTGAGGGTTTCGGCGACATCGCTGCGATCGGCGACGCTGAGATACTTTTGGCATCGGAACTTGCGCTCCAGATACGCGAGCTGAGCGTGCGTGAACGCTGTGCGTCGTCGTCGCGGCTTCCTTCCGCTCTTGCTCAGCTGCAGCTTGTGCTCCGCATAGCTGCCACTCcctccaccaccaccgccgcccCCTAAGGTGCCACCGCCTCCTCCCGGTCCGCCGCCATTGTCTccggctgcagctgctgccagaAGTCCAGCTGCCATTCcggctgcagcagccgctgcacTGAGGCCAGCATTCGATCCTGCTCCTGGAGGTCCTGGCGTCGCCGTGCCGCAGGACTCTACACTCGACTCGTCGACGTTGTGGTTGTAGTgatgcgagtgcgagtgcgaatgcgagtgatgcagcaacagctccTGATCTCGATCTCGATCACGTTCTCGGCATCCGTTCGCTGTCGAGTCTGGCGTCGAGCGATCCTCGATGTCGATGTCCGACTCATCGTTCGATAGCTCGATTTCTGTGGCGAGAAAGGGATAGAGAATAGGCATTTAAATTAAGGATTCTTTTTATAAGACTTTCCATTTTTATAAGCGACTCTTAAATACgaatcaaataaaatcaagtgccagcaaaaactaataaaatattcattttgtaaGCGATTtagaatatgaataaaataaataaaatataaaccaaTAAAATAGTCTGTTGTTATATCATTATAAGCATAACAAATGTGACcgtatttactttaaaaaatcGTTTACATTGTTGTATGGTCACACATTATCTTATCGAAtacgaataaaataaaatcaagtgccagaaaaaactaataaaatattcattattttgtaagTGACTtagaatatgaataaaataaataaaatactagtataaactaataaaatagGCTGTTGTTATATCATAATAAGGATAAAAAATGTGACCGTATTTACTTTGAAATATCTTTTACTTTATCACACTGCCAGAAGAAACTGAAGAAACTAAtcatatataattaaagagtatattttatatccaaaatattatatttagtatataagaTATACTTATAAACTAATTAGTACATttcatatactaaatattccatttagtatatttagtatatttaacaTACTGAATAGTACAATTAGTATATTTCTTGCATTTCATATGCTAAATAGTAATCTCTTAGAATAAATAGTAGATCGaacatactaaatatttcatttcgtaTATTTAGTAGAtttcatatactatataatatactaatttcGTACATTTGACATACTTAATAGTTCATTTAGTAatttactacatttaaatgGTACATTAAATGGTTAACATTTCATATACTAAATAGTACACTAAGTGTATTTACTACATTTGGTATGTTTAGTCTATttcatatactaaataatacaCTTAGTaaatttcatacattttatatactaaatagtatttaaaatgtatttagagcatgtggtatatttaaaaaatttcatataaattaaatattagtttagtatatttagtatattcagtgtgtttaatatatttgacatACTTAATActtcatttagtatattaagtGCATTTCATATACTAAATAGTAgacttgatatattttgtacatttcatatactaaatactagtAATAgttcatttagtatatttcctACATTTCATATactaaatagtaaatttagtatatttagtacatTTCATATACTAATTAGTATGATAAGTATTGTATATTTagtgcatttggtatatttagtaaattccatatattaaatattaattttgtatatttaatgtgtttaatacatttaatatactaaatagcttatttagtatattaagtCTATTTCATATACTAAATAGtacacttggtatatttcgtacaCTTCACTAAAAAGCACATTAAGTCCACTTAGTATATTTCACATACTAAATAGTACATTtaatacccaaaaaaaaagtcattGCAATTAAGTCTTCAGCCAGTCTCAAGttgcagtttgtttttttttgcagttcgAAGTGAGGGAGAAcgtaaaatttattgtttcacGTTATTAATTTCTATTCTTTTGCGTATCAATTGCACTCGAGTTGAGATCGTTAAGTGAggttaaaaataaagtgtagCCTGCTTTTGGGCGCAGCGTGGCGTTAATGCATtccacagagagagagagagggagcgagagagagagagagagagagagatgagcGAGCGCGTGCAAGCACTTTTGGATCAAGTCACTCTGGGGCATCGCTAAATCTGCGGACAGGACTCTCATCATTATCATCCTGCTGCGGCGAGACAACGATGCTAAGCATCTCCTCAAGTGGGCGTTGGTTGAAGTCCATTAACGAGACAAAAGAAAGCATCATGTTgatttctctctccctctctctctctcgcactctcttgGAATCACTATTTATATCATCGTTACAGAAATATCCTGGACGCAACGGGGCATCGTTGCCTGATTAAATTCACGTGTCTTCTCGACGACTCGTCGAACGcctcaattgttttttttttttcttctcttcttctcctttTCCTATTGGAATTTGCACTCATTTCCCATAGCGCCCAAGGCGCGGCCAAACATACGAGCATATGAGGATATAAGGATAGGAACCACCCCGAAGGACGCTCAGCAAGGATTCTACTTGCTGTGCATCAAAAATGGGGTAGCTGCAGTCAGTCTTCAAAAAAGGTTCGATGAACGAACAATTTGCAGTTTGCCACTGTTCAATTTTAGTTGAGGGATATCTGGACTACTTAAATGTGATATACATCaaacatttcataatttaaagggtatacaaatttgtgaaaaCTATGCGATTTGATTAAAGTAACTTTTCAATAATGAACTTCGGAAAGTTTTGAGTCATTTCAAGGTAGATATACTTTATATGTTTGTCAACTTTATggaaatttactaaaaattaaataaaaatatactaaaaagtatatatattgtatattaaatatacttatactgaattaacacacaaatatactatttacgCATACTACTATTCTATATagttaaactaaatatataaaatatactacaagtataccaaacatacacaacaatatactattatCAACATTACTATTAAActgaaattatagaaaattttataaaaatatactatttaaatactactactatatttatatcaaatattcacacaaatatactattatcGACATTAGTATTAAACTGaaattatactaaattgtactaaaatatactattta
This region includes:
- the LOC133849056 gene encoding homeobox even-skipped homolog protein 2; the protein is MQSSKSFLIRDLLGDLINRRQTDSEIELSNDESDIDIEDRSTPDSTANGCRERDRDRDQELLLHHSHSHSHSHHYNHNVDESSVESCGTATPGPPGAGSNAGLSAAAAAAGMAAGLLAAAAAGDNGGGPGGGGGTLGGGGGGGGSGSYAEHKLQLSKSGRKPRRRRTAFTHAQLAYLERKFRCQKYLSVADRSDVAETLNLSETQVKTWYQNRRTKWKRQNQLRLEQLRHQATLEKDFVVQENGGGGGGGLGCCPSGLSSSFSAAAAAAAAASNPCNFLTSAAAAAIFRNVGYVHGCPM